TGGGTGCAGATCGCGCTGAAGGCCTCGAACGTGCCTTCCTCGGGCTGGGTCACGAGGTAGGGCGCGCCGTCGACCTGGACGGAGACCGCGCCGCCCACGGGCACGTCGCCCGTGGCGGTGACCACCGTGCCCGACGGCGCCCCGGCGGTCCCGCTCGTCCCCCCGCCCTGACCCGTGGTCCCGGCGGTACCGCTGCCTCCGCCGCCGCCCGAGCACGCGGCGAGGACCAGCGCGCCCGCGCCCGTGCCCGCGGACACGAGGAGCGAGCGGCGCGAGAGGTCACGGGCGGGCGTCGCGAGGAGCGCCTCCTGCGCCCCCTGCACCGTCGGTGCCGGGATAGGGGTCGCCTGCGTGGTCGAGGTCCTCATGGTCACCCTCCGCCGTGCGTTCCGGGTCGATCGGTCCTTCAATTGAAGCATCGGGCCCTGCGCCGCGCGCGAGCGCGGCGCTGCCGGTCCGGCACGTGCGACCCGCCCGTACCGGAGTGTGCAGCGCACCTGCACCAGAGCACTCGGAGCACCTCATGGACGCGTCCGGCCCTCCTCCCACCGACGGCTCGACCGGCTCGACCGGTTCGACGCCCGGGCGCTCACAGGCGTCGGGCACCCCTCCCACCCCTCCGCCGCTGCCCCGCGGCGCGTGGCTGCTGCGGGGAGTGACGGCCGCGGGGCTGCTGCTGTCGGCCGACGTGCACCTGTTCCTGTACGTGCAGGGGTATCGGGACATCGAGGTCGTGGGTCCGCTGTTCCTGCTCAACGCGGTCGCCGGGTTCGTGCTCGGGCTCCTGGTCCTGGTGTGGCGTCACTGGCTTCCTCTGCTGGGGGCGGTCGGGTTCTCGGTCGCGACGCTGGGCGCGTTCTACCTGTCCACGACGGTCGGCTTCTTCGCGGTCAACGAGACGGTGGGCGGTGTCCAGCAGGTCACGGCAGCCGTGAGCGAGTGGGTCGCGCTCGTCGGGGCGCTGCTCGCGCTCGTGGTCGAGCGGCGCAGGTCCTCAGATCGGCCTCAAAAGGCCGGGTGACCTGCGCAGATGGCGCTTGTGATGATCTTCACAAGACTTTCGCCCGTTCTGCCCTGCCCTCACCGGGCACCCGGCCCCACGCTCGGATACGGTCGAGGAGCCGGACATCATCGGACGCGCAGCGCGTCCCGTCGCGCCTGACGCGCCAGTCGACGAATGGCTCGACCCACCCCGGTGTCCGCTCCTGGAGGAGAGTCATGAGCACCATGAAGGCAGCCGTCGTCCACACGTTCGCCGCACCGCTCACGATCGACGACGTCGAGGTCCCCACCCCCGGCCCCCTCGAAGCACTCGTCAAGGTCGACTACACCGGCGTCTGTCACACCGACCTGCACGCCGCCCACGGCGACTGGCCCGTCAAGCCGTCGCCGCCCTTCGTCCCGGGCCACGAGGGA
This region of Oerskovia jenensis genomic DNA includes:
- a CDS encoding Rieske (2Fe-2S) protein translates to MRTSTTQATPIPAPTVQGAQEALLATPARDLSRRSLLVSAGTGAGALVLAACSGGGGGSGTAGTTGQGGGTSGTAGAPSGTVVTATGDVPVGGAVSVQVDGAPYLVTQPEEGTFEAFSAICTHQGCTVAPGDGELDCPCHGSRFDLSTGDVLAGPAPSPLPRLAVTVSGTDVVTA